One Labrus mixtus chromosome 12, fLabMix1.1, whole genome shotgun sequence DNA segment encodes these proteins:
- the matn3a gene encoding matrilin-3a isoform X1, producing the protein MRTLRADMMKSFLWSLLYCGSLLLSDVRATYHLSAGDPHLLAAQSHAQSRLNGRPPFRTINPAIHRSDYTYRGGYHYHYQPPRIPPPVLFQPLPLSPPVTYHRPSVPMPRYHHRFKGPVLPHMHHIYKGLSPPVSRHPHQRLKGHFHYKVKGPCPEKSDPTVPTPPVLLPPTIPPTLPEPTVLPTQPETTEAPLTTVMPVLVTTVETTAPVTQPVSTQSGFITTVSPVETETDSQCRSRPLDLVFIIDSSRSVRPVEFEKVKIFLADMVDTLDVGGEATRVAVVNYASTVKIEFLLKDYGNKPDMKKAISRIEPLAAGTMTGLAIKTAMNEAFTEQSGARPRSRNISKVGIIVTDGRPQDQVEEVSAAARASGIEIYAVGVDRADMRSLQQMASIPLEDHVFYVETYGVIEKLTSKFRETLCGLDPCAMGNDCQHICVNSNASYYCQCRDGFILNADKKTCSLKPFVGQLSEVKVEVVVDPCKCEARLVFQKKTQAAIEQLTAKLVAVSGRIEHLENTVGRA; encoded by the exons ATGAGGACCCTGAGAGCAGATATGATGAAGTCTTTCCTATGGAGCCTCTTGTACTGCGGctcactgctgctgtctgaCGTGAGGGCCACGTACCACCTCAGTGCAGGAGACCCTCACCTGTTGGCCGCACAGAGCCACGCACAGAGCAGACTTAATGGCAGACCACCATTCAGGACCATCAACCCAGCAA TTCACAGAAGTGACTACACGTATAGAGGAGGGTATCACTACCACTACCAGCCACCCAGGATCCCTCCACCGGTATTGTTCCAACCCCTTCCTCTATCTCCTCCAGTGACTTACCACAGACCTTCAGTCCCCATGCCCCGCTATCACCACAGATTTAAAGGGCCAGTGTTACCACACATGCACCACATATACAAAGGTTTATCTCCACCTGTATCACGCCATCCTCATCAAAGGCTCAAAGGCCATTTCCACTACAAAGTAAAAGGTCCATGCCCAGAAAAGTCAGACCCAACAGTACCAACACCACCTGTGCTACTCCCCCCCACAATCCCTCCAACTCTACCAGAGCCAACAGTGCTGCCAACTCAGCCAGAAACTACAGAGGCACCGCTGACAACCGTCATGCCAGTGTTGGTGACCACTGTGGAGACCACCGCTCCTGTGACGCAACCGGTCAGTACCCAAAGCGGCTTCATCACCACCGTCAGTCCTGTGGAGACAG AGACAGACTCTCAGTGCAGGAGCCGTCCCCTGGACCTGGTCTTCATCATCGACAGCTCTCGCAGTGTGCGTCCTGTTGAGTTTGAGAAGGTGAAGATATTCCTGGCCGACATGGTTGATACCTTGGACGTGGGCGGAGAGGCCACCAGAGTGGCTGTGGTCAACTATGCCAGCACGGTGAAGATCGAGTTCCTGCTCAAAGACTATGGCAACAAACCCGACATGAAGAAAGCCATCTCCCGCATTGAACCCCTGGCGGCTGGCACCATGACCGGCCTCGCCATCAAGACGGCCATGAATGAAGCCTTCACAGAGCAGTCCGGAGCCCGGCCGCGCTCCAGGAACATCTCCAAGGTGGGAATCATCGTGACAGACGGGAGACCCCAGGACCAGGTGGAGGAAGTGTCCGCAGCAGCTCGGGCTTCAGGCATCGAGATCTACGCTGTGGGCGTTGACCGTGCCGACATGCGCTCCCTGCAGCAGATGGCGAGCATCCCCCTGGAGGACCACGTCTTCTACGTGGAGACCTACGGCGTTATTGAGAAACTCACCTCCAAGTTCAGGGAGACGCTGTGCG GTTTGGACCCCTGTGCCATGGGAAATGACTGCCAACACATTTGTGTCAACAGCAATGCCTCCTATTACTGCCAGTGCCGGGATGGTTTTATCTTGAATGcagacaagaaaacatgttCCCTGAAAC CATTTGTTGGACAATTATCAG AGGtgaaggtggaggtggtggtggatcCCTGTAAATGTGAAGCCAGGCTGGTTTTCCAGAAGAAGACGCAGGCTGCCATCGAGCAGCTCACAGCCAAAC TGGTCGCTGTGTCTGGGAGAATAGAGCATCTGGAGAACACGGTGGGCCGTGCTTAA
- the matn3a gene encoding matrilin-3a isoform X5, with the protein MRTLRADMMKSFLWSLLYCGSLLLSDVRATYHLSAGDPHLLAAQSHAQSRLNGRPPFRTINPAKTDSQCRSRPLDLVFIIDSSRSVRPVEFEKVKIFLADMVDTLDVGGEATRVAVVNYASTVKIEFLLKDYGNKPDMKKAISRIEPLAAGTMTGLAIKTAMNEAFTEQSGARPRSRNISKVGIIVTDGRPQDQVEEVSAAARASGIEIYAVGVDRADMRSLQQMASIPLEDHVFYVETYGVIEKLTSKFRETLCGLDPCAMGNDCQHICVNSNASYYCQCRDGFILNADKKTCSLKQVKVEVVVDPCKCEARLVFQKKTQAAIEQLTAKLVAVSGRIEHLENTVGRA; encoded by the exons ATGAGGACCCTGAGAGCAGATATGATGAAGTCTTTCCTATGGAGCCTCTTGTACTGCGGctcactgctgctgtctgaCGTGAGGGCCACGTACCACCTCAGTGCAGGAGACCCTCACCTGTTGGCCGCACAGAGCCACGCACAGAGCAGACTTAATGGCAGACCACCATTCAGGACCATCAACCCAGCAA AGACAGACTCTCAGTGCAGGAGCCGTCCCCTGGACCTGGTCTTCATCATCGACAGCTCTCGCAGTGTGCGTCCTGTTGAGTTTGAGAAGGTGAAGATATTCCTGGCCGACATGGTTGATACCTTGGACGTGGGCGGAGAGGCCACCAGAGTGGCTGTGGTCAACTATGCCAGCACGGTGAAGATCGAGTTCCTGCTCAAAGACTATGGCAACAAACCCGACATGAAGAAAGCCATCTCCCGCATTGAACCCCTGGCGGCTGGCACCATGACCGGCCTCGCCATCAAGACGGCCATGAATGAAGCCTTCACAGAGCAGTCCGGAGCCCGGCCGCGCTCCAGGAACATCTCCAAGGTGGGAATCATCGTGACAGACGGGAGACCCCAGGACCAGGTGGAGGAAGTGTCCGCAGCAGCTCGGGCTTCAGGCATCGAGATCTACGCTGTGGGCGTTGACCGTGCCGACATGCGCTCCCTGCAGCAGATGGCGAGCATCCCCCTGGAGGACCACGTCTTCTACGTGGAGACCTACGGCGTTATTGAGAAACTCACCTCCAAGTTCAGGGAGACGCTGTGCG GTTTGGACCCCTGTGCCATGGGAAATGACTGCCAACACATTTGTGTCAACAGCAATGCCTCCTATTACTGCCAGTGCCGGGATGGTTTTATCTTGAATGcagacaagaaaacatgttCCCTGAAAC AGGtgaaggtggaggtggtggtggatcCCTGTAAATGTGAAGCCAGGCTGGTTTTCCAGAAGAAGACGCAGGCTGCCATCGAGCAGCTCACAGCCAAAC TGGTCGCTGTGTCTGGGAGAATAGAGCATCTGGAGAACACGGTGGGCCGTGCTTAA
- the matn3a gene encoding matrilin-3a isoform X4, producing MPRKVRPNSTNTTCATPPHNPSNSTRANSAANSARNYRGTADNRHASVGDHCGDHRSCDATETDSQCRSRPLDLVFIIDSSRSVRPVEFEKVKIFLADMVDTLDVGGEATRVAVVNYASTVKIEFLLKDYGNKPDMKKAISRIEPLAAGTMTGLAIKTAMNEAFTEQSGARPRSRNISKVGIIVTDGRPQDQVEEVSAAARASGIEIYAVGVDRADMRSLQQMASIPLEDHVFYVETYGVIEKLTSKFRETLCGLDPCAMGNDCQHICVNSNASYYCQCRDGFILNADKKTCSLKPFVGQLSEVKVEVVVDPCKCEARLVFQKKTQAAIEQLTAKLVAVSGRIEHLENTVGRA from the exons ATGCCCAGAAAAGTCAGACCCAACAGTACCAACACCACCTGTGCTACTCCCCCCCACAATCCCTCCAACTCTACCAGAGCCAACAGTGCTGCCAACTCAGCCAGAAACTACAGAGGCACCGCTGACAACCGTCATGCCAGTGTTGGTGACCACTGTGGAGACCACCGCTCCTGTGACGCAACCG AGACAGACTCTCAGTGCAGGAGCCGTCCCCTGGACCTGGTCTTCATCATCGACAGCTCTCGCAGTGTGCGTCCTGTTGAGTTTGAGAAGGTGAAGATATTCCTGGCCGACATGGTTGATACCTTGGACGTGGGCGGAGAGGCCACCAGAGTGGCTGTGGTCAACTATGCCAGCACGGTGAAGATCGAGTTCCTGCTCAAAGACTATGGCAACAAACCCGACATGAAGAAAGCCATCTCCCGCATTGAACCCCTGGCGGCTGGCACCATGACCGGCCTCGCCATCAAGACGGCCATGAATGAAGCCTTCACAGAGCAGTCCGGAGCCCGGCCGCGCTCCAGGAACATCTCCAAGGTGGGAATCATCGTGACAGACGGGAGACCCCAGGACCAGGTGGAGGAAGTGTCCGCAGCAGCTCGGGCTTCAGGCATCGAGATCTACGCTGTGGGCGTTGACCGTGCCGACATGCGCTCCCTGCAGCAGATGGCGAGCATCCCCCTGGAGGACCACGTCTTCTACGTGGAGACCTACGGCGTTATTGAGAAACTCACCTCCAAGTTCAGGGAGACGCTGTGCG GTTTGGACCCCTGTGCCATGGGAAATGACTGCCAACACATTTGTGTCAACAGCAATGCCTCCTATTACTGCCAGTGCCGGGATGGTTTTATCTTGAATGcagacaagaaaacatgttCCCTGAAAC CATTTGTTGGACAATTATCAG AGGtgaaggtggaggtggtggtggatcCCTGTAAATGTGAAGCCAGGCTGGTTTTCCAGAAGAAGACGCAGGCTGCCATCGAGCAGCTCACAGCCAAAC TGGTCGCTGTGTCTGGGAGAATAGAGCATCTGGAGAACACGGTGGGCCGTGCTTAA
- the matn3a gene encoding matrilin-3a isoform X6, with the protein MRTLRADMMKSFLWSLLYCGSLLLSDVRATYHLSAGDPHLLAAQSHAQSRLNGRPPFRTINPAIHRSDYTYRGGYHYHYQPPRIPPPVLFQPLPLSPPVTYHRPSVPMPRYHHRFKGPVLPHMHHIYKGLSPPVSRHPHQRLKGHFHYKVKGPCPEKSDPTVPTPPVLLPPTIPPTLPEPTVLPTQPETTEAPLTTVMPVLVTTVETTAPVTQPVSTQSGFITTVSPVETGLDPCAMGNDCQHICVNSNASYYCQCRDGFILNADKKTCSLKPFVGQLSEVKVEVVVDPCKCEARLVFQKKTQAAIEQLTAKLVAVSGRIEHLENTVGRA; encoded by the exons ATGAGGACCCTGAGAGCAGATATGATGAAGTCTTTCCTATGGAGCCTCTTGTACTGCGGctcactgctgctgtctgaCGTGAGGGCCACGTACCACCTCAGTGCAGGAGACCCTCACCTGTTGGCCGCACAGAGCCACGCACAGAGCAGACTTAATGGCAGACCACCATTCAGGACCATCAACCCAGCAA TTCACAGAAGTGACTACACGTATAGAGGAGGGTATCACTACCACTACCAGCCACCCAGGATCCCTCCACCGGTATTGTTCCAACCCCTTCCTCTATCTCCTCCAGTGACTTACCACAGACCTTCAGTCCCCATGCCCCGCTATCACCACAGATTTAAAGGGCCAGTGTTACCACACATGCACCACATATACAAAGGTTTATCTCCACCTGTATCACGCCATCCTCATCAAAGGCTCAAAGGCCATTTCCACTACAAAGTAAAAGGTCCATGCCCAGAAAAGTCAGACCCAACAGTACCAACACCACCTGTGCTACTCCCCCCCACAATCCCTCCAACTCTACCAGAGCCAACAGTGCTGCCAACTCAGCCAGAAACTACAGAGGCACCGCTGACAACCGTCATGCCAGTGTTGGTGACCACTGTGGAGACCACCGCTCCTGTGACGCAACCGGTCAGTACCCAAAGCGGCTTCATCACCACCGTCAGTCCTGTGGAGACAG GTTTGGACCCCTGTGCCATGGGAAATGACTGCCAACACATTTGTGTCAACAGCAATGCCTCCTATTACTGCCAGTGCCGGGATGGTTTTATCTTGAATGcagacaagaaaacatgttCCCTGAAAC CATTTGTTGGACAATTATCAG AGGtgaaggtggaggtggtggtggatcCCTGTAAATGTGAAGCCAGGCTGGTTTTCCAGAAGAAGACGCAGGCTGCCATCGAGCAGCTCACAGCCAAAC TGGTCGCTGTGTCTGGGAGAATAGAGCATCTGGAGAACACGGTGGGCCGTGCTTAA
- the matn3a gene encoding matrilin-3a isoform X3, with protein MRTLRADMMKSFLWSLLYCGSLLLSDVRATYHLSAGDPHLLAAQSHAQSRLNGRPPFRTINPAKTDSQCRSRPLDLVFIIDSSRSVRPVEFEKVKIFLADMVDTLDVGGEATRVAVVNYASTVKIEFLLKDYGNKPDMKKAISRIEPLAAGTMTGLAIKTAMNEAFTEQSGARPRSRNISKVGIIVTDGRPQDQVEEVSAAARASGIEIYAVGVDRADMRSLQQMASIPLEDHVFYVETYGVIEKLTSKFRETLCGLDPCAMGNDCQHICVNSNASYYCQCRDGFILNADKKTCSLKPFVGQLSEVKVEVVVDPCKCEARLVFQKKTQAAIEQLTAKLVAVSGRIEHLENTVGRA; from the exons ATGAGGACCCTGAGAGCAGATATGATGAAGTCTTTCCTATGGAGCCTCTTGTACTGCGGctcactgctgctgtctgaCGTGAGGGCCACGTACCACCTCAGTGCAGGAGACCCTCACCTGTTGGCCGCACAGAGCCACGCACAGAGCAGACTTAATGGCAGACCACCATTCAGGACCATCAACCCAGCAA AGACAGACTCTCAGTGCAGGAGCCGTCCCCTGGACCTGGTCTTCATCATCGACAGCTCTCGCAGTGTGCGTCCTGTTGAGTTTGAGAAGGTGAAGATATTCCTGGCCGACATGGTTGATACCTTGGACGTGGGCGGAGAGGCCACCAGAGTGGCTGTGGTCAACTATGCCAGCACGGTGAAGATCGAGTTCCTGCTCAAAGACTATGGCAACAAACCCGACATGAAGAAAGCCATCTCCCGCATTGAACCCCTGGCGGCTGGCACCATGACCGGCCTCGCCATCAAGACGGCCATGAATGAAGCCTTCACAGAGCAGTCCGGAGCCCGGCCGCGCTCCAGGAACATCTCCAAGGTGGGAATCATCGTGACAGACGGGAGACCCCAGGACCAGGTGGAGGAAGTGTCCGCAGCAGCTCGGGCTTCAGGCATCGAGATCTACGCTGTGGGCGTTGACCGTGCCGACATGCGCTCCCTGCAGCAGATGGCGAGCATCCCCCTGGAGGACCACGTCTTCTACGTGGAGACCTACGGCGTTATTGAGAAACTCACCTCCAAGTTCAGGGAGACGCTGTGCG GTTTGGACCCCTGTGCCATGGGAAATGACTGCCAACACATTTGTGTCAACAGCAATGCCTCCTATTACTGCCAGTGCCGGGATGGTTTTATCTTGAATGcagacaagaaaacatgttCCCTGAAAC CATTTGTTGGACAATTATCAG AGGtgaaggtggaggtggtggtggatcCCTGTAAATGTGAAGCCAGGCTGGTTTTCCAGAAGAAGACGCAGGCTGCCATCGAGCAGCTCACAGCCAAAC TGGTCGCTGTGTCTGGGAGAATAGAGCATCTGGAGAACACGGTGGGCCGTGCTTAA
- the matn3a gene encoding matrilin-3a isoform X2, which yields MRTLRADMMKSFLWSLLYCGSLLLSDVRATYHLSAGDPHLLAAQSHAQSRLNGRPPFRTINPAIHRSDYTYRGGYHYHYQPPRIPPPVLFQPLPLSPPVTYHRPSVPMPRYHHRFKGPVLPHMHHIYKGLSPPVSRHPHQRLKGHFHYKVKGPCPEKSDPTVPTPPVLLPPTIPPTLPEPTVLPTQPETTEAPLTTVMPVLVTTVETTAPVTQPVSTQSGFITTVSPVETETDSQCRSRPLDLVFIIDSSRSVRPVEFEKVKIFLADMVDTLDVGGEATRVAVVNYASTVKIEFLLKDYGNKPDMKKAISRIEPLAAGTMTGLAIKTAMNEAFTEQSGARPRSRNISKVGIIVTDGRPQDQVEEVSAAARASGIEIYAVGVDRADMRSLQQMASIPLEDHVFYVETYGVIEKLTSKFRETLCGLDPCAMGNDCQHICVNSNASYYCQCRDGFILNADKKTCSLKQVKVEVVVDPCKCEARLVFQKKTQAAIEQLTAKLVAVSGRIEHLENTVGRA from the exons ATGAGGACCCTGAGAGCAGATATGATGAAGTCTTTCCTATGGAGCCTCTTGTACTGCGGctcactgctgctgtctgaCGTGAGGGCCACGTACCACCTCAGTGCAGGAGACCCTCACCTGTTGGCCGCACAGAGCCACGCACAGAGCAGACTTAATGGCAGACCACCATTCAGGACCATCAACCCAGCAA TTCACAGAAGTGACTACACGTATAGAGGAGGGTATCACTACCACTACCAGCCACCCAGGATCCCTCCACCGGTATTGTTCCAACCCCTTCCTCTATCTCCTCCAGTGACTTACCACAGACCTTCAGTCCCCATGCCCCGCTATCACCACAGATTTAAAGGGCCAGTGTTACCACACATGCACCACATATACAAAGGTTTATCTCCACCTGTATCACGCCATCCTCATCAAAGGCTCAAAGGCCATTTCCACTACAAAGTAAAAGGTCCATGCCCAGAAAAGTCAGACCCAACAGTACCAACACCACCTGTGCTACTCCCCCCCACAATCCCTCCAACTCTACCAGAGCCAACAGTGCTGCCAACTCAGCCAGAAACTACAGAGGCACCGCTGACAACCGTCATGCCAGTGTTGGTGACCACTGTGGAGACCACCGCTCCTGTGACGCAACCGGTCAGTACCCAAAGCGGCTTCATCACCACCGTCAGTCCTGTGGAGACAG AGACAGACTCTCAGTGCAGGAGCCGTCCCCTGGACCTGGTCTTCATCATCGACAGCTCTCGCAGTGTGCGTCCTGTTGAGTTTGAGAAGGTGAAGATATTCCTGGCCGACATGGTTGATACCTTGGACGTGGGCGGAGAGGCCACCAGAGTGGCTGTGGTCAACTATGCCAGCACGGTGAAGATCGAGTTCCTGCTCAAAGACTATGGCAACAAACCCGACATGAAGAAAGCCATCTCCCGCATTGAACCCCTGGCGGCTGGCACCATGACCGGCCTCGCCATCAAGACGGCCATGAATGAAGCCTTCACAGAGCAGTCCGGAGCCCGGCCGCGCTCCAGGAACATCTCCAAGGTGGGAATCATCGTGACAGACGGGAGACCCCAGGACCAGGTGGAGGAAGTGTCCGCAGCAGCTCGGGCTTCAGGCATCGAGATCTACGCTGTGGGCGTTGACCGTGCCGACATGCGCTCCCTGCAGCAGATGGCGAGCATCCCCCTGGAGGACCACGTCTTCTACGTGGAGACCTACGGCGTTATTGAGAAACTCACCTCCAAGTTCAGGGAGACGCTGTGCG GTTTGGACCCCTGTGCCATGGGAAATGACTGCCAACACATTTGTGTCAACAGCAATGCCTCCTATTACTGCCAGTGCCGGGATGGTTTTATCTTGAATGcagacaagaaaacatgttCCCTGAAAC AGGtgaaggtggaggtggtggtggatcCCTGTAAATGTGAAGCCAGGCTGGTTTTCCAGAAGAAGACGCAGGCTGCCATCGAGCAGCTCACAGCCAAAC TGGTCGCTGTGTCTGGGAGAATAGAGCATCTGGAGAACACGGTGGGCCGTGCTTAA
- the matn3a gene encoding matrilin-3a isoform X7, protein MRTLRADMMKSFLWSLLYCGSLLLSDVRATYHLSAGDPHLLAAQSHAQSRLNGRPPFRTINPAIHRSDYTYRGGYHYHYQPPRIPPPVLFQPLPLSPPVTYHRPSVPMPRYHHRFKGPVLPHMHHIYKGLSPPVSRHPHQRLKGHFHYKVKGPCPEKSDPTVPTPPVLLPPTIPPTLPEPTVLPTQPETTEAPLTTVMPVLVTTVETTAPVTQPVSTQSGFITTVSPVETGLDPCAMGNDCQHICVNSNASYYCQCRDGFILNADKKTCSLKQVKVEVVVDPCKCEARLVFQKKTQAAIEQLTAKLVAVSGRIEHLENTVGRA, encoded by the exons ATGAGGACCCTGAGAGCAGATATGATGAAGTCTTTCCTATGGAGCCTCTTGTACTGCGGctcactgctgctgtctgaCGTGAGGGCCACGTACCACCTCAGTGCAGGAGACCCTCACCTGTTGGCCGCACAGAGCCACGCACAGAGCAGACTTAATGGCAGACCACCATTCAGGACCATCAACCCAGCAA TTCACAGAAGTGACTACACGTATAGAGGAGGGTATCACTACCACTACCAGCCACCCAGGATCCCTCCACCGGTATTGTTCCAACCCCTTCCTCTATCTCCTCCAGTGACTTACCACAGACCTTCAGTCCCCATGCCCCGCTATCACCACAGATTTAAAGGGCCAGTGTTACCACACATGCACCACATATACAAAGGTTTATCTCCACCTGTATCACGCCATCCTCATCAAAGGCTCAAAGGCCATTTCCACTACAAAGTAAAAGGTCCATGCCCAGAAAAGTCAGACCCAACAGTACCAACACCACCTGTGCTACTCCCCCCCACAATCCCTCCAACTCTACCAGAGCCAACAGTGCTGCCAACTCAGCCAGAAACTACAGAGGCACCGCTGACAACCGTCATGCCAGTGTTGGTGACCACTGTGGAGACCACCGCTCCTGTGACGCAACCGGTCAGTACCCAAAGCGGCTTCATCACCACCGTCAGTCCTGTGGAGACAG GTTTGGACCCCTGTGCCATGGGAAATGACTGCCAACACATTTGTGTCAACAGCAATGCCTCCTATTACTGCCAGTGCCGGGATGGTTTTATCTTGAATGcagacaagaaaacatgttCCCTGAAAC AGGtgaaggtggaggtggtggtggatcCCTGTAAATGTGAAGCCAGGCTGGTTTTCCAGAAGAAGACGCAGGCTGCCATCGAGCAGCTCACAGCCAAAC TGGTCGCTGTGTCTGGGAGAATAGAGCATCTGGAGAACACGGTGGGCCGTGCTTAA